The following is a genomic window from Fusarium verticillioides 7600 chromosome 5, whole genome shotgun sequence.
GGAAGGTCAAGAGTCTGGACCAAATGGTAATCAAGAGATGGAAGGGCGGCATCACTGCGGTCATCTCGGTGCCCATGCTTTGCGTTGCTTTGACAGCGGACATCAACGACTCGGTGGAAGGGAGGAAAAAGACGGTCATTATTGTTGACCATTTCTTTGAGCACTTCCTCAAGTTTGGCAAGCAGTGGGGATATGCTGTTGCTTGTTGGAACAACGAGGTTGAGAATGAGCTTCTGTACATTGCACTTGTTGTCAAAGTACTATGCGGAGATGGGATATATGGATTCAAGATTACAGACTTTGTTGTGGATCATGCGTAAGGGATACATGATGCAACCTGTACAGTACACCTTAAATTGAATTTGAGAATGGAGCATCTGTTATTTCTGTCCGTATCAACCAGAATCCTGTCTGAACGCCCACATAGCGGCTCCAAGCTTGTGAAAATAAACTCGGTTAGTTTATCTCCATCAAGCTGGAATAAACATTAATTAGTCACACATGGAGTGCAGACCAGACATGAAGTAAAACCCGAGCCCGATCTCCATAATATATTTCATGCCGATGctgatgccgatgccgatacCGAAAGATCCCGAATCGGTGCACTTGGACCAAGTTAGCATTAATCACCTCGACTTTACAACCAATAGGGCTCTTTTCTTTATTAACTGCCGATAGAGATAAGAGCTCCCAGGCTAGTACTTTATGTATTACAAAATTACAAAAATTAATTTAAAGATACTATCTAGAATTTATTAAAAAGGAAAATTCTTTACTATGTTAGCTATATAGATATTCTCTTTAAGTAGTTATTAGACCCTAGGCCTCTTATTACTAATTAAAACTACTTActttatataagttaaatATATACTATTTAACTTGTATAACTAactattataaataaagttaaacTAATTAtatttaacttttataataaaataaactaTTACCTTGCTACAGTTTTGTAGAGCGCTGTGGAGTTACTGCAAAGTCCTTTGCGTTATAGCCGCTTGGCCATATCCCATTCTTACCAGGCGCCAGAATTCCCTTAGGATCTAATGCATTCTTGATTGTAGTATTGAGATACATCTGTGCATTACCGTTGAAGTTGTAAGTCTGTGCAATTTGGTCCATCAATGCTAAATGAGTGCGATACTCTCCCCAACCCTTCTTCGCCGCGTCATCGATTAGCTGACTGATGAGGGCGTGCGCTCGATGGCATGACTCTGGATCGAGACggtcaaagacaagacacacTATGTGATGCATCTCTCTCATTCCGACGACAAATGTTCCGATGAAATCGAAACCTGCTTCTTCGCAGCGCTTGCGAGTTAAGGCATACTGAGCGACCGCGTCGTCGCCCGTGACCTTGGCGATGGGGGAGAAGAACAGGTGAGCTCCATTGGGCAGCCAGTTGCTGTTGAACTGAGATTAATATGTCAAACGTGATATCGAGCGACATGTAGAACTTACACCCATTCAAGCTCAGTCATGGTGGGAATTCCCTGCAAGGTAAGATCTCGAGTTTTCAAGACAACATTTTCTGGCATCTCCTCCGGGAAGTAGAACTTGGCCCCGGGGATGGCTGAGAAAGCACCCTTGACTACTTCCCACATTACCTTACGGATGGGTTCGGGGCCATAAAGCGCTCCGTAGAAATTCCAGCGACccaagttgagcttgttcgCGATGTCATCGAGTTCCTTATCGTTGAGCGGCTTTTTCGAAGTCGTGTACTTGTCTCGAGATCCCTTGAGTTATGGTAAGCTGCGCTCAAGAAATTAAACTGGCCTCATACCATAACAGCTGCATCCAGAAGTACATGTCTAACAGTGGGAACATTTTGCAGCACCATTGAAGTCCGAAGTGGTCGAATGATCTCAATGGCCTGATGAAGATCCTCATCTTTGGGAATGGTGATCAAGTATGACTGATACCCACCAGGGTTTACCATGAGCCAGATACCCATCTTGACAACAATACCGAGAGACGATTGCGTAAATATGCCGTCGTTATAGGGTCCGAAGCCGTAATTGAACAGTTGCCAGGCCGAGTTGGGCTCTTGCTCGTGTGGAGGGGCATTTGGATCCGCATCCGGGTTTGGTAAAGCACCCATTCCCGTGCGGACTAGTGTACCATC
Proteins encoded in this region:
- a CDS encoding vanillyl-alcohol oxidase; translated protein: MTTVNPLVLPPGIAPSAFHQFISEITEVTTSENVVIISNPGQLDKQDYRDPSKMHDMFDITSKQHFVSSAVVTPRDVAEVQAIVKLCNKFEIPLWPFSIGRNVGYGGAAPRVPGSIGLDLGKHMNKILKVDVDGAYALVEPGVTYADLHQYLVDKNLRDKLWIDVPDLGGGSVLGNTTERGVGYTPYGDHFMMHCGMEVVLPDGTLVRTGMGALPNPDADPNAPPHEQEPNSAWQLFNYGFGPYNDGIFTQSSLGIVVKMGIWLMVNPGGYQSYLITIPKDEDLHQAIEIIRPLRTSMVLQNVPTVRHVLLDAAVMGSRDKYTTSKKPLNDKELDDIANKLNLGRWNFYGALYGPEPIRKVMWEVVKGAFSAIPGAKFYFPEEMPENVVLKTRDLTLQGIPTMTELEWVNWLPNGAHLFFSPIAKVTGDDAVAQYALTRKRCEEAGFDFIGTFVVGMREMHHIVCLVFDRLDPESCHRAHALISQLIDDAAKKGWGEYRTHLALMDQIAQTYNFNGNAQMYLNTTIKNALDPKGILAPGKNGIWPSGYNAKDFAVTPQRSTKL